From Lycium ferocissimum isolate CSIRO_LF1 chromosome 12, AGI_CSIRO_Lferr_CH_V1, whole genome shotgun sequence, one genomic window encodes:
- the LOC132040253 gene encoding thaumatin-like protein produces the protein MSFIKSFFISLSVITCQLISTQADTIINIRNNCPFTVWAAAVPGGGRRLDYGEAWRIPQTNLSSIRSRRIWGRTNCNFDTSGRGRCQTGDCNGLLECEGFGTPPNTLAEYALNQFGNNDFFDISLVDGFNLPMEFSPASADNCSARISCTADIIGQCPNELRTPGGCNNPCTVFKTNEYCCMSGNCGPTNLSKFFKDRCSTSHSYPKDDPTSTFTCPSRTNYRVVFCP, from the exons ATGAGCTTCATCAAATCCTTCTTCATATCCCTCTCTGTAATAACTTGTCAGCTTATCTCAACACAAGCAGATACAATAATTAACATACGAAACAATTGTCCTTTCACGGTATGGGCAGCTGCCGTCCCCGGTGGAGGCCGACGACTCGACTATGGCGAAGCATGGAGGATCCCACAAACAAACTTGAGCTCAATTAGAAGCCGGCGTATTTGGGGCCGAACCAATTGCAATTTTGACACATCTGGCCGAG GTCGATGTCAAACAGGGGATTGCAACGGACTCCTCGAATGTGAAGGTTTTGGTACACCCCCAAACACTTTAGCCGAATACGCCTTGAACCAATTCGGCAATAATGATTTCTTTGACATATCTCTTGTTGATGGTTTCAATTTGCCAATGGAATTTAGTCCTGCATCAGCCGATAATTGCTCTGCTAGGATCAGTTGCACTGCAGACATCATAGGACAATGTCCTAATGAATTAAGGACACCCGGAGGATGTAACAATCCTTGTACTGTTTTCAAGACTAACGAATATTGTTGCATGTCTGGTAATTGTGGTCCGACTAACTTGTCGAAGttctttaaggatagatgttcAACTTCTCACAGTTATCCTAAAGATGATCCAACTAGTACCTTTACTTGTCCTAGTAGAACCAACTATAGAGTGGTCTTTTGTCCGTAA
- the LOC132039402 gene encoding pathogenesis-related protein R major form-like — MGVVGLGGVGWDWDWWWVVVEGEWEKVSPNKHILKFNPKKKKKKKIEKLSFLKFFPLFVFLYFDQYFSSFTHAATFNIINRCTYTSPAFPREAAVLNSSQSWTLNVNPRIVQACIWGRTKCKFDGNGRGKCETGDCKGLLQCQGYGIPPNTLAEFALNQPNNLDHVDIFLVDGFNIPMEFSPTNGACRNLRCPAPINEQCPSQLRTQGGCNNPCTVFKTNQYCCTNGPGSCGPTDFSRFFKTRCPKAYSYPQDDPTSLFTCPAGTNYRAVFCP, encoded by the exons ATGGGGGTAGTGGGGCTGGGTGGTGTAGGGTGGGATTGGGATTGGTGGTGGGTTGTAGTGGAGGGTGAGTGGGAG AAAGTGTCTCCAAATAAACACATTCTCAagtttaacccaaaaaaaaaaaaaaaaaaaaaaatagaaaaattgaGCTTCCTCaaattcttccccctttttgtCTTCCTTtactttgaccaatatttttcatcttttactCATGCTGCCACTTTTAACATTATCAATCGGTGCACCTACACGTCACCGGCATTTCCCAGGGAGGCGGCAGTGCTCAACTCAAGTCAATCTTGGACCCTAAATGTGAATCCAAGAATAGTCCAGGCTTGCATTTGGGGCCGAACTAAATGTAAATTTGATGGCAATGGTCGAGGCAAATGCGAGACTGGAGACTGTAAGGGGCTTTTGCAATGTCAAGGCTATGGTATTCCACCCAACACTTTAGCTGAATTTGCGCTTAATCAGCCTAATAACTTGGACCATGTCGATATTTTTCTTGTCGATGGATTCAACATTCCTATGGAATTTAGCCCAACTAATGGTGCGTGCCGTAATCTTAGATGCCCAGCACCTATTAACGAGCAATGCCCAAGCCAATTACGAACACAAGGTGGGTGTAACAACCCGTGCACTGTTTTTAAAACGAACCAATATTGTTGTACAAATGGACCTGGATCATGTGGACCAACTGATTTCTCGAGATTTTTTAAGACAAGGTGTCCAAAAGCTTATAGCTATCCACAGGATGATCCAACAAGTTTGTTTACATGTCCTGCTGGTACAAATTACAGGGCTGTTTTCTGCCCTTAA
- the LOC132039403 gene encoding uncharacterized protein LOC132039403, with protein sequence MQIFPIQSIVSPLTNTTLVSFHKPFNLSPFSIKKNPKWKVAALGSVLKANHGLRTKKRNVVCSAAEKGDSCSDVKRKRKVVEHVCLLKGKEDLSEEQEKDMLDYLYTTQYQMRGILSISLGRVSGGNDDKYSHAIYMRFQKKEDLLKFYENQFYVGVLKDHVVPNCHEIINADFESEVEDDILSIFRKGEEFNYGVELVLLIAFDKSSLDGPAENALLALSKLTMEFPSLIVQATTGSNFNISSVEYTHGVVIRFRSSEAFQMFMNSTEYNNMWRSKLQPIVQKHLSVPFSIDPVGTELM encoded by the exons ATGCAGATTTTTCCTATTCAATCCATTGTTTCTCCTCTCACTAACACAACCCTAGTCTCTTTCCATAAACCCTTTAATTTAAGTCCTTTTTCCATTAAGAAAAACCCCAAATGGAAAG TTGCAGCTTTGGGTAGTGTTTTGAAGGCAAATCATGGTTTGCGAACCAAGAAGCGCAATGTGGTATGCTCAGCTGCTGAAAAGGGGGACTCGTGTAGTGATGTGAAACGAAAAAG AAAAGTAGTTGAACACGTGTGTCTgctcaaaggaaaggaggaCTTATCTGAAGAACAGGAGAAAGATATGCTGGATTATCTTTATACAACCCAATATCAAATGCGTGGCATTCTTTCCATCTCATTAG GACGCGTCTCTGGTGGGaatgatgataaatatagccacGCTATCTACATGCGCTTTCAAAAGAAGGAGGATCTGTTGAAGTTCTATGAGAACCAATTCTATGTGGGAGTCCTTAAGGACCATGTAGTGCCTAACTGCCAT GAGATTATCAATGCCGACTTTGAGTCTGAAGTAGAAGATGACATACTGTCAATATTTCGAAAAGGGGAG GAGTTCAACTATGGCGTGGAGCTTGTACTTCTCATAGCATTTGATAAGAGTTCTTTGGATGGTCCTGCCGAAAATGCTTTGCTCGCTCTGTCAAAACTGACAATGGAGTTCCCATCCTTGATCGTTCAGGCTACTACCG GTTCGAATTTTAACATTTCCAGTGTAGAATATACTCATGGTGTAGTAATACGGTTTCGCTCTT CGGAGGCCTTCCAGATGTTCATGAACAGTACAGAATACAATAAT ATGTGGAGATCAAAATTACAGCCAATTGTCCAAAAACATCTTTCTGTTCCTTTCTCAATTGATCCAGTGGGCACAGAGCTTATGTAG